Below is a window of Cryobacterium sp. PAMC25264 DNA.
GGACATCAGCGCCCGGTGCCTGGCCTCCTCGACCTGGTCGGAGGTGCGCCCCTGCACTTCATCCGGCGACAGTGGGTGGGCGCTGCGGCCGCGCGGGTCCAGCGGCGCGGCCATGCTGCCGGCGAGGGCATCCGCCCACAGGTCGTAGTCGGATGCCGACCGGAACCGGCCGGTCGCCGAGACCGGCGTCGCCGGCAACGGCACGAAGGTGACGCGCGCGCGGCCCGCACAGAAGTGAGCGCTGGCGGCGTTCAGCACCAGGACCTGTGTTCCCGCCCAGCGGCCGAGCGTGGTGTTGAACACCGGAGCCGAGGCCATCGGCTCGATACCGGCCAGGAAGATCTCGGTGCCCAGGGAACTGGATTGCTGGATGCGGTCGACCAAACGGCCCAGACCCGTCACCCACGACCGCGTGGAGGTGAGGCGTGCCGCGTCCCCGATACCGAGGATGAGCACGACGGCGTCGTAGCGCCAGAGATTGGCGAAGTCCACGTGGTGCGCCGCCGAGCGCACCATCATGCTCGACTTCGCACTCACGTCGACATCGGCTCCGCGGCCCGTGCGATCGGTGAGTGCCCGCGCCAAGGCGCCTGGCAAGGCCAGCGAATGGCTGAGCACACCCCAGCCCACGGCGGAGCCGCCACCGACGATCAGGATGCGGTCGCTGTCGATGCCGGGTGAATGGGCCTGGGGAGCATCCGTGGGTCGTGGGATGCCGGCGAAGCTGCGTTCGATGGAGGTCGCCCAGGCGCGCATCATAGGGACCATGGCCCAGCGAGCGAGTTCGCGCATGTGACTCCCTCACTGGACGAGGTGGCGGCGCACCCCACGCCGGGCGCATTGCATACAACTGGCTCTCATCTTACGCATCCGCCCGATGTCCTAAGATTCTGTAGTGTCCCCAGTTACCTCTTCCCTGCGCATCGCCCTGGTTTCCCTGCACACCTCCCCCGGTGCCGAGCCCGGATCGGGTGACGCCGGCGGCATGAACGTGGTGGTTCGCCATCAGGCCGAGGCCATGGCGGAGCTCGGCCACCAGGTCGAGATCCTCACCCGGCGCTCCTCCCCCGAGATGCCCACCACTCGGCGCCTGAGCCCGGGCGTCACCCTGCGCTACCTCGACGCCGGGCCGCTCCGCTCGGTTCCCAAAGGCGACCACGAGGGGTTCATCGACGAGTTCCGCGTGCGAGCGAGCTCCCTCGGACCGTGGGACGTGATCCATTCGCACCACTGGTTCTCTGGCATGGCCATGCTGCCCCTGGCCCGCGAGCTGGGCGTGCCGCACGTGCAGAGCTTCCACTCGATCGCGGCCGACGAGGCCACCCCGCTGTCGGCCGGCGAGCGGCCCGAATCCGGCGGACGGATGGCCGGCGAGGCCTGGCTGGCCCGCGAATCCGACCTCGTCGTGGCCATCAGCGCGGCCGAAGCCGACACCGTCGTGCAGCGGCTGGGCGGATCGATGGACCGCATCGTCGTGGTCCCGCCGGGCGTGGACGGCCGGATGTTCCACCCTCTCGCTGCTGCCGACACACCGGTCGCCGGGGCGAACGCTCTCGGCTACGCCGTTGTCGCGGGCCGCCTGCAGCCGCTCAAGGGTCTGGACCTCGCCATCGAAGCGCTGGCGGCAGTGCCCGACGAACTCCGGCCGGAGCTCGTGATCGCGGGCGACGCCTCGGCCGACTACGACGGCTACATCGACGAGCTCACCCGCCTGGCCGCCCGGCACGGCATCGCAGATCAGGTGCGGTTCCTGGGGCCCTGCAACCGAGTGAAGCTTGCCGGACTGATGCGCGGCGCCCGGGTCGTGCTGGTGCCCTCGCACTCCGAGACCTTCGGCCTGGTGGCCCTGGAGGCCGCCGCCAGCGGTGTGCCCGTCATCGCCCAGGGCACCGGCGGACTCCGCGAGGCCGTGATCGACGGCGACACCGGCCTCCTGATCGAATCCCGTGACCCCCAGGACTGGGCGGATGCGCTCACCGCGGTACTGTCGGACCACACGCTGGCCAGGCGCCTGTCCCTCGCGGCCCGCCGCCGGGCCGAGGAGTTCGACTGGCCGCGGTCGGCCGCCCACCTGATCGAGGTCTACTGCACCGTGCTGCCTGTCCCGGTCTGCGCGTGAGCCTGCTCGACGGGCGGCGCTCGGTTCTCTTCGTGCACGCCCACCCCGATGACGAGACCATCTCCACCGGCGCGCTGATCGCCGAGTACGTGGCCAGGGCAGCCGGGTCTTCCTGCTCACCTGCTCGCGCGGCGAACGCGGCGAGGTCGTCGCCGGGCCGTTGACCGCTCTGGCGGGAACGACCGAGCTCGCCCGGGAACGCGACCGGGAGCTGGAGCGGGCCACCGGCATCCTGGGTATCACCGAGCGTTTCTGGCTGGGCGAGGCGCCGGCGCGGGTCGACGGACTCGAGCCGCGCCGGTACCGCGATTCGGGCATGGTGTGGCTGCGGCCAGGGCTGGCCGGACCGGCCGACGACGCCGCCTCTGACGCGCTGTCGGTGGCGCCGCTCACCGAGGTGGCCGCGGACATCGCAGCCCTCATCGTGAGGCTGCGGCCTGACCTGGTGGTCAGTTACGACGACGGCGGCGGCTACGGGCATCCGGATCACGTGCGCGCCCACGATGCGACACTGGCCGCGAGCGAGGCGACCGGCACGCCGTTCGCCGAAGTGCTCGAGACGCCGGGCGAGGGCGGCGAATGGTTCGATCTGCCCGGTCATCTGGGCGTCGTGACGGATGCCCTGCGCGCTCACGCGAGCCAGCTCACGGTGCACGGCACCGAGATCGTGCACTCCGGGGCCAGCGGGAGCCGATCGTCACCTCGGCCGGCCTGCGCCTGCACCCGCACTCCTCCCTCGTGTGATGCCGGCGCTGCTCCAGTCCTCGCTCAACGCTCTCTTCGACACCGAGGTGCGGTAGGTCAGCCGACTCTCACCCGGCTTTCTGCGCTTCACCCTGACGGGCGCCCACCTGCACCGGTTCGCCGCCCATGGCCTCGGCCAGCGCATCACGATCCGCCGTGTCACCGGACGGGATCACCGTGGCCGCACTCGTCGCGCGCGGCCGCTACGCCCTTCAGCGCAGGTGCCGCACGGGTCCGCCGCCAGGGCGTGATCCGCCGGAGAGGTGCACAATGGGCGCGTGCGCGTCGTCACAGTCGCGTCGGATGGGAGAGAGCGATGTGCAGATGGCTGGCCTATATCGGGGAACCGTTGCGTCCCTCCACGATCGTGCTCGATGCCACCCACTCGATCGTCGCGCAATCGCTGGACTCCCCGCTCGGCGCGGAGACGGTGAACGGTGATGGCTTCGGATTCGGCTGGTACGCCTCTGGCGAGACTGCGACAGCCGAACCGGCACTCTTCCACAGCACCGAGCCGGCCTGGAACGACCAGAATCTGCGCGAACTCACGCGGGCGATCGAGAGCCCGCTGTTCTTCACGCATGTTCGCGCCGCCGCGGGACCGCCTATCCAGCAGACCAACTGCCATCCGTTTCGCTACGAGAACTGGATGTTCATGCACAACGGGGCCATCTCGGGCTGGCGGGACCTGAAACGCGACCTCACCCTGGCGATCGACCCTGGCCTGTACCCCAACGTTCTGGGGACGACGGATTCGGAGGTGTTGTTCCATCTCGCGCTCACGCTCGGGCTGCAGGACGATCCCATCGCGGCCGTCGGACGAGCGATCCGGATGGTCGAGACTGTGGGCCACGAGCACGATGTGCTCTTCCCCTGGCAGGGCACGGTTGCCGTGTCGGACGGCAGCACGCTGTGGGCGTTCCGCTATTCGTCCCAGGGGCGCACGCGCTCCCTGTTCCACTCCACCGATATCCCGACCTTGCGTGAGATGTACCCCGACCAGGCGCGCCTGGCGGCGTTCGGGGATCATGCCCGGGTCGTGGTGTCCGAGCCGCTCAACGACCTGCCGGGCGTCTTCGTGGAGGTGCCGGAGGCCACGGCCGTCATCCTCGACGCCGACGGCTACCAGCACCAATCGTTCCTGGGTGGCTGAAGGCACGGATGGCTCAGCACGCAAAAACGCCACCCCGAGGGATGGCGTTCGTGCGTGGAGCTCAACGAGCAAATCAACAGCGTGTGGCAACAACCCAATGGTGGAGATGCGGGGAATTGAACCCCGGTCCATTGCTGTGGTCATGTTTCTTCTACGGGTGTATCCAGTGAAATCGTTCTACTCGGCTCCGGAACTTGCCACTGTCAGCTGATCCGACGAGCCCAGCCCTCGTTTAAGTCCCCCTATACCCCGAGGCTCAGGATAGGAGCAATCTCTCTAAATGACGTCAGGGTCCGAGTAGAGAGCATTCCCGGTCTGACGGTCTCAATGTGGTTCTACTTAGGCCGCGAGGGCGAAAGCGGAACGCGAGACAGTGCGGTTTGAATTGGCACTTATTGTTTTGCAGAGATCGTTAACGAGATAACCCTGCATCCTCGACCCGCTTCTCACAGTTACGCAGGCAATGTCGAAACCGATCATCCCCATGTTCACGTGTCGACGGCTCTCTAGGAGTCGCACGAGACGCGGTCGTTGTCACACGCTGTTGAATTACCAATCTTGTTTCCAAGACCGCAGTGACGAACATTGAAGCCCGCCACTACGGCCTTTCAGGATACAACACTTTGGCCTCCCCGTGCATTCGACCGCCGGCTTGCCTGCGCACCTGTTGCCCGACCGGACAACTGGTCCCGGTGCGCCGGGTGCACTTGTCCGCAGCGGGCCCAGTCGGCTGGTCGCAGCGACCGACCCCGCGGCAATCGAGCCCGTCGAGATCCCGCGCCCAGCTGTCCGCCGCACGCGTGTCGCTGATCGAGCCCGTCGAGATCCCGCGCCCTGCTGTCCGCCGCGCCCGGTCGTTGATCGAGCCTGTCGAGATCCCCGTAGACATCCCTATGAACCTGCAATGACTCCGGCGCAAATATTCTCGAGATTCCCCTGTGCATAACTTGACATTTCCTCACAATATTCTTTGATTCGTGGGAGAATGGGGGTATGGACGAAGAGCTCGTAAACGGCTCCACCGCACCGCTGGGAGACACTCCCACCGGTGGCAATCCGCAGGACTGGAACACCGCCCTGGCCGGTCCAGCACCGGTCCCTGTCGCCTTCGACGTCACCGCTGACTCGAGCGTAAACGCAGCCACCGACACGCCAGATGCCTCGTCCTCAGCAGGCGACCCAGCCGCCGAAAGAGCAGCCAGGCGCGCCGCCGCCGAGTCGCCAGGCGCGGACGGCGTCGACAGTGATCAGTCAGAACCCGCGCCGCGTCGCCCGCCTCGCCGGGGTGCCCCGCAGCCCGTGGCGGGACCCGCAGACATCCCGCGGTGCAGCAGCGCCACCGGTGTGTTCGGGGAGAAGCTGCAGGTCCTGGCCGAGGCCGCCGCGGCGGTGCAGGAGGTGATGGGCTCGATCGATGTCGACGGGCTCAACGACGCGGAACTGGTCGCGTTGACCCAGATGACCGAGAAGGTCGGCCGGCCCACCGATCTGGCCCGGGTGAGAACCGCGACCGTGGTGGACTACCGGGCCCGGACAGGCTTGGGCCGGGACTCGTTGGCCTGGCGGTTGGGAGCGTCGCACCACACGGACCTGTTGACCCGGTTGACCGGGGCGTCGGGGCAAGAAATGAAACGGCGGATACGGTTGGGCGACAAGATCGCCCCACGCATGATGGGCGGCACCGTCCTTGACCCCGTGTTCCCGACCGTCGCCGCTGCCCTGGCCGCCGGGGAACTCGGTCTGGACGCGGCCGAGGAGATCGTGAAGGGCCTGGCCGACTACAAGGTCCATGGTCGCTTCGACGCGAACCCCGCCGACGTCGACGCGGCCGAGGCGGGCTTGGTCGAATCGGCCACCGGCTCCGTCTACGGCCGCAGCACCGACGAGAGCCCGATCACCCGGTTGGGGGACTCGGACGGGTTCAGCTACCCCGCTGACGCGCTTCGCGAGATGGCCCTGCAGTGGCAAGCAGCATTGAACCCCGACGGCCTCGCCCCCAACGAAGACCTCCTCGAAGCGAAGTCCACGTTCTCCTTCGGCGGGCTCCGCAACGGCCTCTACCCCCTCCGCGGCGGAGTCACCCCGGATCTCAAAGGCATCATCCAAACCCTCTTCAACACCTACCAGTCCGCCCGCACCGCACCCCGGTTCCCCACCGCCGACGAACAGGAGAGTATCGAAGCCGGCGAACTCGTGCCCGGAGAGATCCTCGACGACCGCAGCGGCGGCGAGAAACGAGCCGACATCCTCCGCGGCATCCTCACCCAGATCGCCCAAGACCCCCGCACCCCCACGATGGGCGGAATGCCACCGACGGTGATGGTGCACGTCAGCGCCGCAGACCTCCTCGCCGGCATCGGCGTCGGCTGGATCGACGGCATCGACGGGCCGATCTCGATGAAAACGATCAACCAGATGATCGATAACGGTGGTATCCGGCCCGTGTTCTTCGGCGGCAACGGCGCTGTCCTCGCCCTAGGCAACAAAGCCCGCTGCTTCAGCCCCCTACAACGCCGCGCCATCACCGCCAGAGACGGCGGCTGCATCGTCCCCAGCTGCACCAGTCCGGCCCAATGGACCGAACTCCACCACGTCATCCCCTGGGAACACGGCGGCCGCACCGACATCGACAACGGGGTGCTGCTGTGTTGGTACCACCACCACACCATCAACACCGCCGGGTGGAAAATCCGCATGGTCAACGGGATGCCGCAAGTGAAGGCACCGCACTGGTTCGACCCGACCGGCACATGGCGACGGCCCAACCAACACCGAGCCCACGACCCCCACACCCGAAAACCCCCGAACACGGAATGACCCACCGGGGTCTCGACACGCTCGACCACCGGGGTCTCGACAGGCTCGACCAGCGGGTCGGGGGCAGAGCGGGTGCGGCTAGTCGCCCAGGTTGCGACGCGCGGAGATGGCGCGGTCCGACTCGCGCTTGTCCTGGCGTTCGCGCAGGGTCTGACGCTTGTCGAATTCTTTCTTACCCTTGGCCACAGCGATCTCGACCTTGGCCTTGCCATCACTGAAGTAGATCTTCAACGGGATGAGGGTGTATCCACCCTCCTTGGTCTTGTGGCTGATCTTGATGATCTCCTGTTTGTGCAGGAGCAGCTTGCGCTTGCGGCGCGGAGGGTGGTTGGTCCAGGTGCCGGCCGTGTACTCCGGAATGTGCACGGCATCCAGCCACGCCTCACCGGACTCGATGAAGGCATAGCCGTCGACAAGCGATGCCCGGCCGGCCCGAAGGGACTTCACCTCGGTACCGCTCAAGACCATTCCGGCCTCGTACGTGTCCTCGATGAGGTAGTCGTGGCGCGCCTTGCGATTGGTCGCGACGACCTTCTCGCCTTTTTCCCTGGGCACGGCATTCTCCTCGATCAGTTGTGGTGCAACCGGCATCCGCCGGGCAGCCCATCAGTCTAGCGGCACCTTCACCCGCCACCGACACGCTGCCCGCGACGGATCAGACCTTTAGGTACCGGGTGATGGCGAAGTTGGCCGACGCCGCAGCAAGGGCGGCACCGAGCACCAACAGAATGGGCACCACGGTCAACGCATCCTGCAGGTCGACGAGAGCGAAGCCGCTGAGCCGCGCCCCGAGGAAGTCCTGCACGAAGAACTTCACCAGCGCCACAACCGCTCCACCGGCAAGCAGCGAACCCAGCAGCGCCGCGAACACCCCCTCCAGGATGAACGGCGTTTGAATGAATCGGTTCGACGCTCCCACGAGCCTCATGATGCCCAGCTCCTTCCGCCGGGAGAACGCCGACAGACGGATGGTCGTGGCGATCAGCAGCGCCGCCGCCACGAGCATCAGCGAAGCGATGCCGATGGCTGTGTAACTGGCCACGTTGAGCACGGAGAAGATCTGGTCGAGGTACTTGCGCTGGTCGGCGACGTTCTCAACACCCGCAACACCCGAGAGGCTCTCCACGAGCACGTCGGAATCCTCCGGGTTCTTCAGGTTGACCCAGAAGGTCTGGTTGAGCTGCTCCGGGGTCACGTAGTCGGCCACCGGGTTACCCGCGAACTGCGTCTTGAAGTTCTCGAAGGCCTGCTCGTGCGTCTCGAAGTAGTACTTGTCGATGAAGGTCGCCAGAGTCGGGGACTCCAGCTGTGCC
It encodes the following:
- a CDS encoding GAF domain-containing protein, coding for MRELARWAMVPMMRAWATSIERSFAGIPRPTDAPQAHSPGIDSDRILIVGGGSAVGWGVLSHSLALPGALARALTDRTGRGADVDVSAKSSMMVRSAAHHVDFANLWRYDAVVLILGIGDAARLTSTRSWVTGLGRLVDRIQQSSSLGTEIFLAGIEPMASAPVFNTTLGRWAGTQVLVLNAASAHFCAGRARVTFVPLPATPVSATGRFRSASDYDLWADALAGSMAAPLDPRGRSAHPLSPDEVQGRTSDQVEEARHRALMSLNLLDTAPEARFDRIVELASRSLGTSAAAFTVLDGDRQWHKAVVGLGTTEIPRSSSFCTITVLEPAALIVPDALLDDRFRDNPLVVAGPRLRFYAGFPIEAPSGERIGALCVYDQEPRTGEAVDVVLLRELALLLQNELWQSAGMATDDDPVGLVA
- a CDS encoding glycosyltransferase encodes the protein MSPVTSSLRIALVSLHTSPGAEPGSGDAGGMNVVVRHQAEAMAELGHQVEILTRRSSPEMPTTRRLSPGVTLRYLDAGPLRSVPKGDHEGFIDEFRVRASSLGPWDVIHSHHWFSGMAMLPLARELGVPHVQSFHSIAADEATPLSAGERPESGGRMAGEAWLARESDLVVAISAAEADTVVQRLGGSMDRIVVVPPGVDGRMFHPLAAADTPVAGANALGYAVVAGRLQPLKGLDLAIEALAAVPDELRPELVIAGDASADYDGYIDELTRLAARHGIADQVRFLGPCNRVKLAGLMRGARVVLVPSHSETFGLVALEAAASGVPVIAQGTGGLREAVIDGDTGLLIESRDPQDWADALTAVLSDHTLARRLSLAARRRAEEFDWPRSAAHLIEVYCTVLPVPVCA
- a CDS encoding PIG-L family deacetylase; amino-acid sequence: MLTCSRGERGEVVAGPLTALAGTTELARERDRELERATGILGITERFWLGEAPARVDGLEPRRYRDSGMVWLRPGLAGPADDAASDALSVAPLTEVAADIAALIVRLRPDLVVSYDDGGGYGHPDHVRAHDATLAASEATGTPFAEVLETPGEGGEWFDLPGHLGVVTDALRAHASQLTVHGTEIVHSGASGSRSSPRPACACTRTPPSCDAGAAPVLAQRSLRHRGAVGQPTLTRLSALHPDGRPPAPVRRPWPRPAHHDPPCHRTGSPWPHSSRAAATPFSAGAARVRRQGVIRRRGAQWARARRHSRVGWERAMCRWLAYIGEPLRPSTIVLDATHSIVAQSLDSPLGAETVNGDGFGFGWYASGETATAEPALFHSTEPAWNDQNLRELTRAIESPLFFTHVRAAAGPPIQQTNCHPFRYENWMFMHNGAISGWRDLKRDLTLAIDPGLYPNVLGTTDSEVLFHLALTLGLQDDPIAAVGRAIRMVETVGHEHDVLFPWQGTVAVSDGSTLWAFRYSSQGRTRSLFHSTDIPTLREMYPDQARLAAFGDHARVVVSEPLNDLPGVFVEVPEATAVILDADGYQHQSFLGG
- a CDS encoding HNH endonuclease signature motif containing protein; translated protein: MDEELVNGSTAPLGDTPTGGNPQDWNTALAGPAPVPVAFDVTADSSVNAATDTPDASSSAGDPAAERAARRAAAESPGADGVDSDQSEPAPRRPPRRGAPQPVAGPADIPRCSSATGVFGEKLQVLAEAAAAVQEVMGSIDVDGLNDAELVALTQMTEKVGRPTDLARVRTATVVDYRARTGLGRDSLAWRLGASHHTDLLTRLTGASGQEMKRRIRLGDKIAPRMMGGTVLDPVFPTVAAALAAGELGLDAAEEIVKGLADYKVHGRFDANPADVDAAEAGLVESATGSVYGRSTDESPITRLGDSDGFSYPADALREMALQWQAALNPDGLAPNEDLLEAKSTFSFGGLRNGLYPLRGGVTPDLKGIIQTLFNTYQSARTAPRFPTADEQESIEAGELVPGEILDDRSGGEKRADILRGILTQIAQDPRTPTMGGMPPTVMVHVSAADLLAGIGVGWIDGIDGPISMKTINQMIDNGGIRPVFFGGNGAVLALGNKARCFSPLQRRAITARDGGCIVPSCTSPAQWTELHHVIPWEHGGRTDIDNGVLLCWYHHHTINTAGWKIRMVNGMPQVKAPHWFDPTGTWRRPNQHRAHDPHTRKPPNTE
- the smpB gene encoding SsrA-binding protein SmpB — translated: MPREKGEKVVATNRKARHDYLIEDTYEAGMVLSGTEVKSLRAGRASLVDGYAFIESGEAWLDAVHIPEYTAGTWTNHPPRRKRKLLLHKQEIIKISHKTKEGGYTLIPLKIYFSDGKAKVEIAVAKGKKEFDKRQTLRERQDKRESDRAISARRNLGD
- the ftsX gene encoding permease-like cell division protein FtsX codes for the protein MRLGLVLSEASHGLRRNASMVVSVVLVTFISLTFVGAAILMQMQIGQMKNFWYDRAQVGIYMCTAISPGETCTAGEATQEQIDSVKAQLESPTLATFIDKYYFETHEQAFENFKTQFAGNPVADYVTPEQLNQTFWVNLKNPEDSDVLVESLSGVAGVENVADQRKYLDQIFSVLNVASYTAIGIASLMLVAAALLIATTIRLSAFSRRKELGIMRLVGASNRFIQTPFILEGVFAALLGSLLAGGAVVALVKFFVQDFLGARLSGFALVDLQDALTVVPILLVLGAALAAASANFAITRYLKV